One window of the Methylocystis parvus OBBP genome contains the following:
- a CDS encoding HPF/RaiA family ribosome-associated protein, producing METAPQIDFQGMEPSDAFRERILSHIARLEERFGRLTSCRVAVKAPGGRHKTGGLFDIRIYLSLPDERAVSVERTPHMDERFQHFEFALNDAFARAERQLQDEVSRMRGKIKHHAGPTVGLVTQVMREDGFGFIESADGREIYFHHNSVAEPGFDSLNPGDRVNFAEEEGEKGPQASRVTPLAERAPG from the coding sequence ATGGAAACTGCGCCTCAAATCGATTTTCAGGGCATGGAGCCGTCTGACGCCTTTCGGGAGCGGATACTTAGCCATATTGCTCGCCTTGAGGAGCGCTTCGGACGCCTCACCTCGTGTCGCGTCGCAGTCAAAGCGCCGGGCGGACGGCATAAGACGGGCGGCCTTTTCGACATTCGCATTTATCTCAGCCTGCCGGACGAACGCGCGGTCTCGGTTGAGCGCACGCCGCATATGGACGAGCGTTTCCAGCATTTCGAATTTGCGCTCAACGACGCTTTCGCTCGCGCGGAACGGCAATTGCAGGACGAAGTCAGCCGTATGCGGGGCAAGATCAAGCACCATGCGGGGCCGACCGTCGGCCTCGTCACGCAGGTGATGCGCGAAGACGGTTTCGGCTTCATCGAGAGCGCGGACGGTCGTGAGATCTATTTTCACCACAACAGCGTCGCCGAGCCAGGCTTCGACAGCCTGAACCCCGGCGACCGCGTCAATTTCGCCGAAGAAGAAGGAGAGAAAGGACCGCAGGCGAGCCGCGTGACGCCTCTTGCAGAAAGAGCTCCCGGCTAG
- a CDS encoding AMP-binding protein, with amino-acid sequence MDMSPNSKADDRQAALLGLVGDLVRELRAKQNGSIRVSLDSRLEQDLGIDSLARTELSARIERGFATRLPFDAIGQADTVADLLAALAQESSSLAVFESSTAPAPSSLPSAEAPERARDLIDALDWHVAHHPDRLHAAVLEDDRKIVASLTYGELAEKARRVAAGLIARDVSPGDRVAIMLPTSIDFFATFFGVLYAGAAPVPIYPPMRLSQIEDHLRRQAGILDNAGARILVTMPEGLALAALLRAQVETLESVESYARLCADNEAPLPILRDGARTALIQYTSGSTGDPKGVVLSHANLLANIRAMGGAIGATSSDVFVSWLPLYHDMGLIGAWLGSLYYAAPLYVMSPLSFLARPANWLWAMSRFRATLSASPNFGFELCVTKIDEASLAGLDLSALRMVANGAEPVSVYTLRRFCDRFRRYGFRQEAMAPVYGLAECAVGLAFPPLRRAPIIDRVDRDALTRRALAEPARADDPRAMEFVASGLPLPAHQIRVVDENGFEASERQEGRLEFRGPSATLGYFRNESKTRALIRDGWLDSGDRAYLAQGDVFITGRIKDIIIRGGQHLYPQEIEEAIALIPGIRKGCVAVFGAADARSGTERVIVVAETAITEPAARAALEAKAQDVVRDVSGTVADEIMLAPPRTVPKTSSGKIRRSAAKALYEQGAVGAPGQAVWLQMSRLAMSGVNPLLRRAATRAGDILYAIWWWIAATLGYAVTWSGVMTLPGMRRRWAFVRRIAAITLAVMRIPVTTKGFDALPAKGAMLVFNHSSYADALLLAATLPGEPVFIAKRELASQFFAGPFLRRLGAQFVERFDVAGGVADVEALANAARSGRNLVFFPEGTFTRRAGLSGFYLGAFKIAAEAGLKVVPGALRGTRAMLRGEQWFPRRAALDVEIGPPIEPAGTDFVAILKLRDAARDAVLALCGEPDIDQLMKPRPIRRDA; translated from the coding sequence ATGGATATGAGCCCAAACTCAAAAGCCGATGACCGGCAAGCCGCGCTGCTCGGTTTGGTGGGAGATCTTGTTCGCGAGCTTCGCGCCAAGCAAAACGGCTCCATTCGCGTTTCTCTCGACAGCCGGCTCGAACAGGATCTGGGAATCGACAGTCTCGCGCGCACGGAATTGAGCGCGCGGATCGAGCGCGGTTTCGCGACGCGACTCCCTTTCGACGCCATCGGCCAAGCAGATACGGTCGCGGACCTTCTCGCCGCCCTCGCGCAAGAATCGTCGAGTCTCGCGGTCTTCGAGTCCAGCACAGCTCCCGCTCCATCTTCCTTGCCGAGCGCGGAAGCGCCGGAAAGGGCGCGCGATCTGATCGATGCGCTTGACTGGCATGTCGCCCATCATCCGGATCGGCTTCACGCCGCGGTGCTGGAAGACGACCGCAAGATCGTCGCTTCGCTCACTTATGGCGAACTTGCGGAAAAAGCGCGCCGCGTCGCGGCGGGGCTGATCGCACGCGACGTCTCGCCCGGCGACCGCGTCGCCATCATGCTGCCGACCAGCATAGATTTCTTCGCGACCTTCTTCGGCGTTCTCTACGCCGGCGCGGCGCCCGTGCCGATCTATCCTCCGATGCGGCTGTCGCAGATCGAAGACCATCTTCGACGACAGGCGGGAATACTCGATAACGCCGGCGCGCGCATACTAGTCACCATGCCGGAGGGACTTGCGCTCGCCGCCCTGCTGCGGGCGCAGGTCGAGACGCTGGAATCGGTGGAAAGCTATGCGCGGCTCTGCGCGGATAATGAAGCGCCGCTTCCCATCTTGCGCGACGGCGCGCGCACTGCGCTGATACAATATACCTCGGGCAGCACGGGCGATCCGAAGGGCGTTGTGCTCAGTCACGCCAATCTCCTCGCCAATATTCGCGCCATGGGCGGCGCGATCGGCGCGACGTCGTCGGACGTCTTTGTGAGTTGGCTGCCGCTCTATCACGATATGGGGCTGATCGGCGCATGGCTCGGCAGCCTCTATTACGCCGCGCCGCTTTATGTGATGTCGCCGCTGAGCTTTCTTGCCCGTCCCGCAAACTGGCTTTGGGCGATGAGCCGCTTTCGAGCGACGCTGAGCGCATCGCCGAATTTCGGCTTCGAGCTTTGCGTCACGAAGATCGACGAGGCGAGCCTCGCGGGGCTCGATCTCAGCGCTTTGCGCATGGTGGCGAACGGCGCCGAGCCGGTGAGCGTCTACACGCTGCGCCGCTTCTGCGACAGATTCCGGCGCTATGGCTTCCGGCAGGAAGCGATGGCGCCGGTTTACGGCCTCGCCGAATGCGCCGTCGGTCTTGCATTTCCGCCCCTTCGGCGTGCGCCGATCATCGACCGCGTCGACCGCGACGCGCTCACGAGGCGCGCGCTCGCGGAACCGGCGCGCGCCGACGACCCGCGCGCAATGGAGTTCGTCGCGAGCGGCCTTCCGTTGCCGGCCCACCAAATTCGCGTCGTCGACGAAAATGGTTTTGAAGCAAGCGAGCGGCAGGAGGGACGGCTCGAATTTCGGGGACCTTCGGCGACGTTGGGCTATTTTCGAAACGAGTCGAAGACGCGCGCCCTGATCCGCGACGGCTGGCTCGACAGCGGCGACCGCGCCTATCTGGCGCAAGGCGACGTTTTCATTACCGGCCGCATCAAGGACATCATCATACGCGGCGGCCAGCATCTCTATCCGCAGGAGATTGAAGAGGCGATCGCGCTCATACCCGGCATTCGCAAAGGCTGCGTCGCCGTCTTCGGCGCCGCTGACGCCCGCTCGGGAACGGAACGCGTGATCGTCGTGGCGGAGACCGCCATAACCGAACCCGCCGCCCGCGCCGCGCTGGAAGCAAAGGCGCAAGACGTCGTGCGCGACGTCAGCGGGACCGTCGCGGACGAGATCATGCTGGCGCCGCCGCGCACGGTTCCCAAGACGTCGAGCGGCAAGATCAGGCGAAGCGCCGCAAAGGCGCTTTACGAGCAGGGCGCCGTCGGCGCGCCGGGACAGGCGGTCTGGCTGCAAATGTCGCGTCTCGCAATGTCGGGGGTCAACCCGCTTCTTCGGCGCGCCGCCACGCGGGCCGGAGACATTCTTTACGCAATCTGGTGGTGGATCGCCGCTACGCTCGGCTATGCCGTCACATGGTCCGGCGTGATGACGCTGCCGGGCATGCGGCGGCGCTGGGCCTTCGTCAGAAGGATCGCCGCCATTACGCTCGCCGTCATGCGCATTCCCGTCACGACGAAAGGGTTCGACGCTCTTCCGGCGAAAGGGGCGATGCTCGTCTTCAATCATTCGAGCTATGCGGACGCGCTCCTCCTCGCCGCGACCTTGCCGGGCGAGCCGGTCTTCATCGCAAAGCGGGAGCTCGCCTCTCAATTTTTCGCGGGCCCGTTCCTGCGCCGCCTCGGCGCGCAATTCGTCGAACGATTCGACGTCGCGGGCGGAGTCGCCGACGTCGAGGCGCTCGCAAATGCGGCGCGAAGCGGCCGCAATCTCGTTTTCTTTCCGGAAGGGACTTTCACCCGTCGCGCCGGTCTCTCGGGCTTTTATCTCGGCGCCTTCAAGATCGCCGCGGAGGCGGGTCTGAAAGTCGTCCCGGGGGCGCTGCGCGGCACGCGCGCCATGTTGCGCGGCGAGCAATGGTTTCCCCGGCGCGCTGCGCTCGACGTCGAGATCGGCCCGCCGATCGAGCCGGCGGGGACAGATTTCGTCGCGATTCTGAAACTGCGCGATGCTGCGCGCGACGCCGTTCTGGCGCTTTGCGGAGAGCCTGACATCGACCAGTTGATGAAGCCGCGTCCCATCCGCCGAGACGCATGA
- a CDS encoding lytic murein transglycosylase produces MSFRLSVSALLLSACASSAGAAACGSSADGFAVWLDDFKKEAAAEGVPDRTLDSALTGVVYDRAIIARDRSQKVFRLSFEKFSARLVTPARLARGQALMQRYAGLLRQIEARYGVPGPVIIAIWGLETGYGADNGNFRTMQALATLAYDCRRSAQFNDELKDALRIVQRGDMTPAQMRGDWAGEIGQTQFMPSSYLKYAVDFDGDGRRDLIRSPADALASTANFLKGNGWRSGAGWDEGAPNYAVFLEWNKAQVYAKTIAYFATKLDEQR; encoded by the coding sequence ATGAGTTTTCGATTGTCTGTGAGCGCGCTTCTGCTTTCGGCCTGCGCGTCTTCAGCCGGCGCCGCCGCATGCGGGAGCAGCGCGGACGGCTTCGCGGTCTGGCTCGACGACTTCAAAAAAGAAGCCGCCGCGGAAGGCGTCCCCGATCGCACGCTCGATTCGGCGCTGACCGGCGTCGTCTATGACCGCGCGATCATCGCGCGCGACAGAAGCCAGAAAGTCTTCCGCCTCTCCTTCGAAAAATTCTCGGCGCGCCTCGTCACGCCCGCGCGTCTCGCGCGCGGTCAGGCGCTCATGCAGCGTTACGCCGGATTGCTGCGCCAGATCGAGGCGCGCTACGGCGTGCCGGGTCCGGTCATTATCGCCATATGGGGCCTCGAGACAGGTTATGGCGCCGATAACGGCAATTTCCGCACCATGCAGGCGCTCGCGACGCTCGCTTACGACTGCCGCCGTTCGGCCCAGTTCAACGATGAACTGAAAGACGCCCTGCGAATCGTGCAGCGCGGCGACATGACGCCGGCGCAGATGCGCGGCGACTGGGCGGGCGAGATCGGCCAGACTCAGTTCATGCCATCCTCCTATCTGAAATACGCCGTCGATTTCGACGGCGACGGCCGACGCGATCTCATCAGATCGCCAGCCGACGCGCTGGCTTCGACGGCGAATTTCCTCAAGGGCAATGGCTGGCGATCGGGCGCCGGCTGGGACGAAGGCGCACCGAATTACGCCGTCTTCCTCGAATGGAACAAGGCGCAGGTTTACGCCAAGACAATCGCCTATTTCGCGACGAAGCTCGACGAACAGCGCTAG